A stretch of Aureispira sp. CCB-E DNA encodes these proteins:
- a CDS encoding low specificity L-threonine aldolase — MIDLRSDTVTRPSLAMKQIMLEAPVGDDVFGDDPSINALEAYVSDLFGMEAAVFCPSGTMTNQIAIKINSNAPGELICDQLSHIYKYEGGGIGFNSGLATHLLEGKQGRLTAEQIEAAIQPDDPHFPETQLVSLENTCNKGGGTMYDIEEIRKIRQLCKRRGLKLHLDGARVFNAIVESDYTAQDLGAEFDTISVCLSKGLGAPVGSVLLGTKESIKKARRIRKIFGGGMRQAGSLAAAASFALKNNIERLKEDHARAKTLGETLEKCSFVKDVLPVYTNIVVFEVREDLSHIDVINKLQNKGVRTVAFGPQQIRLVTHLDFTEHHLDQTLTVLQELY, encoded by the coding sequence ATGATCGACTTAAGGAGTGATACGGTGACTCGACCTTCATTGGCAATGAAACAAATTATGTTAGAAGCACCAGTAGGAGATGATGTGTTTGGTGATGATCCTTCTATTAATGCGTTAGAAGCTTATGTTTCTGATTTGTTTGGTATGGAAGCAGCTGTTTTTTGTCCTTCAGGGACAATGACAAATCAAATTGCCATTAAAATAAATAGTAATGCGCCTGGGGAGTTAATCTGTGATCAGTTGTCGCATATTTACAAGTACGAAGGTGGTGGAATTGGGTTTAATTCAGGCTTAGCAACGCATCTTTTAGAAGGCAAACAGGGACGGTTGACCGCAGAACAAATAGAAGCAGCAATTCAGCCAGATGACCCACATTTTCCTGAAACACAATTGGTGAGTTTAGAAAATACTTGTAACAAAGGAGGTGGAACAATGTACGATATAGAAGAAATAAGAAAAATTAGACAACTTTGTAAAAGGAGAGGGTTGAAGTTGCATTTAGATGGAGCTAGAGTTTTTAACGCTATTGTTGAGTCAGATTATACGGCTCAAGATTTAGGAGCGGAGTTTGATACCATTTCTGTTTGTTTGTCCAAAGGTTTGGGAGCGCCAGTAGGTTCGGTGTTACTTGGAACAAAAGAAAGCATTAAAAAGGCTAGGCGAATTCGAAAAATATTTGGAGGTGGGATGCGCCAAGCGGGTAGCTTGGCTGCTGCTGCAAGTTTTGCCTTAAAAAACAATATTGAACGATTGAAGGAAGATCATGCTAGAGCAAAAACTTTAGGAGAAACCTTAGAAAAGTGTTCTTTTGTTAAGGATGTATTGCCAGTGTATACCAATATAGTAGTATTTGAGGTGAGGGAAGATTTGTCTCATATAGACGTAATTAATAAATTGCAAAATAAGGGAGTAAGAACGGTTGCTTTTGGTCCTCAACAAATTCGCTTGGTGACACATCTTGATTTTACAGAGCATCATTTGGATCAGACGCTTACAGTACTTCAAGAACTTTATTAA
- a CDS encoding T9SS type A sorting domain-containing protein, with the protein MTKNLSLKIQYAIFACLLWFGLIRSSQAQMLTLDYDVDSNCIVTINLLDSNNIVASFNPPYHFSLGGINVSSNSLGSVSIDASQLAANSFYSIEVIDGNLNYYYDSINLICGQTFNGPSILLTDSLLQSPTTCTQCNGSGQISILNPNGSPYTFQWSDGITATDTLQHTRNNLCPGIYTIVVTDNAGNRSATSLTVTCNSPTTPQVATCFNSITRYLDANNQVSITPNDLSLIGIDTNKTQAYLIDPSGAITTSQYFDCNNLGYHYFTLLLIDSIQQIPDTCTVLVNIQDTLNACNGLIGNTNEVIGNTTNSSNCATCDGSYTFIQFMDSTTATGPATFAWSDGSTAGPIRTDLCPEQNYVLSVSDVNGVIHTAIVSTGCFNGACIDSNLIDSALSCPAVYAPVCGCDSLTYINACVATHKYGIASWTQGPCGGTNSLSLIVSTTPDASCDTIIGCSGTVNISVLGGLPPYNITWSDTTISGFSPTNMCPGNYTVVVSDLFGYSVASIVTVGVSGCVWPGDTDDNTVANNFDLLPIGLAYGDAGPPRAITSNTWTPYAASDWSTTPIIDLPNGKHFDSNGDGVVDSLDINAIQLNYGRSYFRSGGHSLAGISPFGINNAIANTGDSLATDIYLGSTFYPITDAYGLAFTINYNPDHIEAGSVMVDFSNSWLGNDLIHIQKVFHRVGQIEVAVSRKDKYPISGQGPIGAMHFTIKDDLIMGKWSSDTIISPVTISSVRLINHQNLEIGTTPITGHITISGLLDIPPTPDNLDIRLFPNPTDGLLNIISEKSEITSIKVFNAMGQLIDSNNSPDPYTNKISMERLASGVYFLSIQTNNGIYNQKVKVIH; encoded by the coding sequence ATGACAAAAAATCTCAGTTTAAAAATCCAGTATGCAATTTTTGCCTGCCTCCTCTGGTTTGGACTAATAAGGTCTAGCCAAGCGCAAATGTTGACACTAGATTATGACGTTGACTCCAACTGTATTGTTACGATTAATCTACTAGACAGCAATAATATTGTTGCTAGTTTTAACCCTCCCTACCATTTTTCACTTGGAGGTATTAACGTCAGTAGCAACTCTTTAGGATCGGTTAGTATTGACGCATCTCAACTCGCCGCCAATTCCTTTTACTCAATAGAAGTCATTGATGGGAACTTAAATTACTACTATGATAGTATAAACCTTATTTGTGGACAAACTTTTAACGGTCCTAGTATTTTATTGACCGATTCGCTTCTCCAAAGCCCAACGACTTGCACCCAATGTAATGGTTCAGGACAAATAAGTATTTTAAACCCTAATGGATCGCCGTATACATTTCAGTGGAGTGATGGGATCACTGCTACAGACACGCTTCAACATACTAGAAATAACTTGTGCCCTGGTATTTATACCATTGTTGTTACAGATAACGCTGGCAATAGAAGCGCTACTAGTCTAACCGTTACTTGTAATAGTCCTACTACTCCTCAAGTAGCGACTTGTTTTAATAGCATTACTCGTTATTTAGATGCTAATAATCAAGTAAGCATAACACCTAACGATCTAAGTCTTATAGGAATTGACACCAATAAAACTCAAGCTTATCTCATTGATCCATCAGGAGCAATAACTACCAGCCAATATTTTGATTGCAATAACTTAGGGTATCACTATTTCACTTTATTGCTTATTGATTCTATTCAGCAAATTCCAGATACTTGTACTGTCTTGGTAAATATTCAGGATACTCTAAATGCTTGTAATGGACTTATTGGCAACACTAATGAAGTAATTGGAAATACAACCAATTCTTCTAACTGTGCTACTTGTGATGGAAGCTATACTTTCATCCAATTCATGGACAGCACTACCGCTACAGGACCAGCTACGTTTGCATGGAGTGATGGCTCTACTGCTGGACCAATCAGAACAGATTTGTGTCCTGAGCAAAATTATGTCCTTTCCGTTAGTGATGTCAATGGAGTTATTCATACTGCAATCGTCAGTACAGGCTGTTTTAATGGCGCCTGTATAGATAGTAATTTGATCGATTCAGCATTAAGCTGCCCTGCTGTTTATGCGCCAGTTTGTGGTTGTGATAGTCTCACTTATATAAATGCTTGTGTCGCTACCCATAAATATGGCATTGCGAGTTGGACACAAGGACCTTGTGGTGGCACCAATAGTTTGTCCTTAATTGTTTCTACAACTCCTGATGCTAGTTGCGATACTATTATTGGTTGTTCTGGAACTGTCAATATTTCTGTATTGGGCGGCTTACCTCCTTATAACATCACTTGGAGTGATACGACCATCTCTGGTTTTTCTCCAACCAATATGTGTCCAGGCAATTATACCGTTGTTGTTAGTGACTTATTTGGCTACAGCGTAGCTTCGATTGTTACTGTTGGGGTAAGCGGTTGTGTATGGCCAGGTGATACGGATGATAATACGGTAGCCAACAACTTTGATTTATTACCAATTGGATTGGCTTATGGTGACGCAGGACCTCCGAGAGCAATCACCTCCAATACATGGACACCTTACGCTGCTTCCGACTGGAGTACAACTCCAATTATCGATTTACCCAATGGAAAGCACTTTGACTCCAATGGAGATGGTGTTGTTGATTCTCTAGATATCAATGCGATTCAACTTAACTACGGTCGTTCTTACTTCCGTTCTGGGGGGCACTCTTTAGCTGGTATTAGCCCATTTGGTATCAATAATGCTATTGCCAATACAGGCGATAGTCTAGCGACTGATATTTATTTAGGAAGTACTTTTTATCCAATAACGGATGCTTATGGTCTAGCGTTTACGATTAACTACAATCCAGATCATATCGAAGCAGGTTCAGTAATGGTGGACTTTAGCAATTCTTGGCTAGGTAATGATCTTATTCATATTCAAAAAGTCTTTCATAGAGTTGGTCAAATTGAAGTTGCTGTCTCTAGAAAAGATAAATACCCTATTAGTGGACAGGGACCTATTGGAGCCATGCATTTCACTATTAAAGATGACCTAATTATGGGTAAATGGTCATCAGATACTATTATTTCTCCAGTAACAATTTCGTCTGTTCGTCTTATTAACCACCAGAATTTGGAAATTGGAACAACACCAATAACAGGTCATATCACTATTTCAGGGCTTTTAGATATACCTCCTACTCCTGATAATTTAGATATTCGATTGTTCCCTAACCCAACAGATGGCTTACTAAATATCATCAGCGAAAAATCAGAAATTACCTCTATCAAAGTATTTAATGCTATGGGGCAATTAATTGACAGCAATAATAGTCCTGATCCATATACTAATAAAATTTCTATGGAAAGATTAGCTTCAGGTGTTTACTTTTTATCAATCCAAACAAATAATGGAATTTATAATCAAAAAGTAAAAGTAATCCACTAA
- a CDS encoding T9SS type A sorting domain-containing protein produces MKKLRLLECATFVLSFLLSVGAANAQTKLWGVGASNGQADAEFQNAFVQSTTAGSYSATQWTALTVNENDAAVMPGNAYWVRSTTGISQGAYVGTLNPANSVSAANGVAIFDSDFMDNGGVSTAPGTGTSPAEHRGELISPRIDLTGATDSAIVVQFYSYYRPFRLTELSLSISTDDGTTWSTPVSIPALQPTPQNSFVRGMVRAMFPSVTAGVANLSQCRLKFSFDGELYFSILDDIVIEMAPEYDIAIGLPDADAPTYFGVGDMVRIGNNAYNPLVNIDRYNLGEWLWGAKVINNGWKNILPADAPRVKCSIDFEDAVTGALTTGVYLDTIVGGATDSIKSNDRNGIGLVDYLRDLDFIMNNGAGRYYVTYWVEHNNADGTPENDTIRHSFVITDDQGGASSHYLSKARLANSDGRVFARSRIFPGGAPHSAFEYGSVFYFPKGMTDDIKIDSIDFRYYVPSGFTGAANQTMFINIYEYVDGSNGGASNGFVTGDELTQVGIGTMALTGLGTTVANGDYGLAVVRSFADASSGGPMGPLSDGGFYYISVLTQPSLAGGVSTFGFNDVPIHGVDRLNYAMNIGTTSNASPVAPSTMRVVDAAGSIDWFAGFTGFDEVPSIGLHLNSSALITGNQAILEAENATMSVYPNPVGNHLNVEVEFDAPIDVTYIMTDVSGRVVYLSQSKNVTSEKQTIDVSNLAMGVYFVTAETSEGVSTSRFIKK; encoded by the coding sequence ATGAAAAAACTAAGATTACTAGAATGTGCGACCTTTGTGCTCAGTTTTCTATTATCTGTAGGAGCTGCCAATGCGCAAACAAAACTATGGGGAGTTGGAGCATCTAATGGTCAAGCAGATGCAGAGTTTCAAAATGCTTTTGTACAGTCAACAACGGCAGGGTCTTATTCTGCAACTCAATGGACTGCGTTGACCGTCAATGAAAATGATGCGGCTGTGATGCCTGGAAATGCTTATTGGGTAAGAAGTACCACAGGTATTTCGCAAGGTGCTTATGTCGGTACATTAAATCCTGCCAATTCTGTTTCGGCGGCAAATGGAGTGGCAATATTTGATTCTGACTTTATGGATAATGGAGGCGTTAGTACTGCTCCAGGAACAGGAACTTCTCCAGCAGAACATAGGGGAGAGTTGATTTCTCCAAGAATAGACTTGACTGGAGCTACCGATTCTGCTATTGTTGTGCAGTTCTATTCTTATTATAGACCTTTTCGATTGACAGAGTTATCCTTGTCGATTTCTACAGATGATGGGACAACATGGAGTACACCTGTTAGTATACCTGCATTGCAACCTACTCCTCAAAACTCTTTTGTTCGAGGGATGGTTAGAGCTATGTTTCCATCTGTAACAGCAGGGGTGGCTAACTTGTCTCAGTGTCGCTTGAAATTTTCATTTGATGGAGAGCTTTATTTTTCTATTTTGGATGATATTGTTATCGAAATGGCTCCAGAATATGATATTGCTATAGGACTTCCAGATGCAGATGCACCAACTTATTTTGGTGTTGGAGATATGGTTAGAATAGGTAACAATGCTTATAATCCGCTTGTGAACATTGATCGTTACAACTTGGGTGAATGGTTATGGGGAGCGAAAGTTATTAATAATGGATGGAAAAATATCTTGCCAGCGGATGCACCAAGAGTGAAGTGCTCTATTGACTTTGAAGATGCCGTGACAGGAGCCTTAACAACAGGGGTTTATTTAGATACAATTGTAGGAGGGGCGACCGATTCGATCAAATCAAATGATCGCAACGGTATTGGTTTAGTTGACTACTTGAGAGATTTAGATTTTATTATGAACAATGGTGCTGGGCGTTACTATGTGACGTATTGGGTAGAGCATAACAATGCAGATGGAACACCAGAGAATGATACCATTAGACATTCTTTTGTTATTACAGATGATCAAGGAGGGGCTTCTTCGCATTACTTGTCTAAAGCGAGGTTAGCCAATTCAGATGGTCGAGTATTTGCCCGTAGTCGCATATTCCCAGGGGGGGCGCCACATTCAGCATTTGAGTATGGGTCTGTATTTTATTTTCCAAAAGGAATGACAGACGATATAAAAATAGATTCTATTGATTTCCGTTACTACGTACCTTCTGGTTTTACAGGAGCAGCCAACCAAACGATGTTTATCAATATCTATGAATATGTAGATGGTTCTAATGGTGGAGCATCTAATGGATTTGTGACGGGCGATGAATTAACACAAGTGGGGATAGGAACGATGGCTTTAACTGGTTTGGGGACTACTGTTGCCAATGGTGATTATGGCTTGGCTGTAGTTCGTAGCTTTGCAGATGCTTCGTCAGGAGGACCAATGGGTCCCTTATCCGATGGAGGATTTTATTATATTTCTGTTTTAACACAACCTTCCTTGGCTGGCGGGGTTTCAACTTTTGGGTTTAACGATGTGCCAATTCATGGAGTAGATCGTTTGAACTATGCTATGAATATAGGGACAACTTCTAATGCATCACCAGTAGCTCCATCTACTATGAGAGTAGTTGATGCGGCTGGTTCTATAGATTGGTTCGCAGGTTTCACAGGGTTCGATGAAGTACCTTCTATAGGATTGCATTTGAACTCCTCAGCGTTGATAACAGGAAATCAAGCAATATTGGAGGCAGAGAATGCTACAATGAGCGTTTATCCTAATCCAGTAGGAAATCATTTGAATGTCGAAGTAGAATTTGATGCTCCTATCGATGTTACATATATTATGACAGATGTATCTGGTCGTGTGGTTTATTTAAGCCAAAGCAAAAATGTAACTTCCGAAAAACAAACCATTGACGTAAGTAATCTTGCAATGGGAGTTTATTTTGTCACAGCTGAAACATCCGAAGGCGTATCTACTAGTCGTTTTATCAAAAAATAA
- a CDS encoding NADPH-dependent 2,4-dienoyl-CoA reductase, which produces MTKEKYPHLLAPLDLGFTTLKNRVLMGSMHTGLEEGDPKVLAAYFAERARGQVGLIVTGGISPNHAGVVKPLAAQLKKKSQIAHHKVVTDAVHKEGGKICMQILHAGRYAYVPYCVSASSTKSPISMFKAWKLPNFMINWTINDYANSAYLAQQAGYDGVEIMGSEGYLINQFIAARTNKRTDKWGGSYENRIRFALEIVRKTRARVGKNFIIIFRLSMLDLVEGGSTWEEIVQLAKGLEEAGVTIINTGIGWHEARVPTISTRVPRAAFAWVTEKMKGEVSIPLIATNRINMPSVAESILAEGKADMVSMARPFLADPEIVLKTMEGREDEINTCIACNQACLDHVFEQKKVSCLVNPRAGHETELNYLPTNNKKKIAVVGAGPAGLSASTVAARRGHQVTLFDASHEIGGQFNMAKQIPGKEEFYETIRYFKRQIELTGVHLKLNTKVSAEDLIGNFDEIILATGISPRVIQLEGENHPKTLTYIEVLRDKKPVGNRVAIIGAGGIGFDVAEYLSHEGVAPSVDIPTYMSEWGVDMTLESRAGLTAPEVHPSPREIYLLQRKKKKVGGGLGKTTGFGHRASLKKKKVQMLNGVSYQKIDDQGLHVTIDEKPQILEVDNVIICAGQLPLKTLYAPLEAAGAKVHLIGGADVAAELDAKRAINQGARLAAKI; this is translated from the coding sequence ATGACAAAGGAAAAATATCCGCATTTGCTAGCCCCTTTAGACTTAGGATTTACCACCCTTAAAAACAGAGTTCTTATGGGTTCTATGCATACAGGGTTAGAAGAAGGAGACCCCAAAGTATTGGCTGCTTATTTTGCAGAACGTGCCCGCGGACAAGTTGGACTTATTGTTACAGGAGGTATCTCTCCCAATCACGCTGGTGTTGTCAAACCATTAGCTGCTCAACTAAAGAAAAAATCTCAAATTGCACATCATAAAGTAGTTACAGACGCGGTACACAAGGAAGGGGGCAAAATTTGCATGCAAATTCTACATGCAGGACGATATGCTTATGTTCCTTATTGTGTTTCTGCTTCTTCTACCAAATCTCCGATTTCTATGTTTAAAGCATGGAAGTTGCCCAATTTCATGATTAATTGGACGATTAACGACTATGCTAATTCTGCTTATTTAGCACAACAAGCGGGGTATGATGGTGTAGAAATTATGGGTTCTGAAGGCTATCTCATCAATCAATTTATCGCTGCTCGAACCAACAAAAGAACAGATAAATGGGGCGGCAGTTATGAAAATCGCATCCGCTTTGCACTAGAAATTGTTCGAAAAACCAGAGCACGTGTTGGCAAAAACTTTATCATCATATTTAGATTATCGATGCTTGATTTAGTTGAAGGAGGATCTACATGGGAAGAAATTGTTCAACTAGCAAAAGGCTTAGAAGAAGCAGGCGTTACTATTATTAATACGGGTATTGGCTGGCACGAAGCACGTGTTCCCACCATATCTACTAGGGTTCCAAGAGCAGCTTTTGCTTGGGTTACCGAAAAGATGAAAGGAGAAGTTTCTATCCCTTTAATTGCAACCAATCGTATCAATATGCCTAGTGTTGCCGAAAGTATCCTTGCCGAAGGGAAAGCAGACATGGTTTCTATGGCCCGCCCTTTTTTGGCAGACCCAGAGATTGTTCTAAAGACAATGGAAGGAAGAGAGGACGAAATTAATACTTGTATTGCTTGTAATCAAGCCTGTTTAGACCATGTCTTTGAACAAAAGAAAGTTTCTTGCTTAGTCAACCCACGCGCTGGTCATGAAACAGAACTCAACTATCTACCAACCAATAACAAAAAGAAAATCGCTGTTGTAGGCGCTGGTCCTGCGGGCTTATCAGCCTCTACTGTTGCCGCTCGTCGAGGACACCAAGTTACCCTATTTGATGCGAGCCATGAAATAGGTGGACAATTTAATATGGCGAAACAAATTCCTGGCAAAGAGGAATTTTACGAAACAATTCGATACTTTAAACGTCAGATAGAGTTGACTGGTGTTCATCTTAAATTAAATACTAAAGTAAGTGCTGAAGATTTGATTGGCAATTTTGATGAAATAATTCTAGCAACAGGGATTAGTCCAAGAGTCATTCAACTAGAAGGAGAAAATCATCCCAAAACATTAACTTACATCGAAGTACTAAGAGACAAGAAGCCTGTTGGAAACAGGGTTGCGATTATTGGTGCTGGTGGAATTGGATTTGATGTAGCTGAATATTTGTCGCACGAAGGTGTTGCGCCTAGTGTTGACATTCCTACTTATATGAGTGAATGGGGTGTAGACATGACCTTAGAAAGTCGTGCAGGACTTACCGCTCCAGAAGTACACCCTTCTCCTAGAGAAATTTATTTACTCCAACGAAAGAAGAAAAAAGTAGGTGGTGGCTTGGGCAAAACAACTGGTTTTGGGCATCGTGCAAGCCTCAAGAAAAAGAAAGTACAAATGCTTAATGGGGTATCCTATCAAAAGATTGATGATCAAGGACTACATGTTACCATTGATGAAAAACCGCAAATATTGGAAGTTGATAACGTCATTATATGCGCTGGGCAACTACCATTAAAAACCTTATATGCTCCTTTGGAAGCTGCTGGGGCAAAAGTACACCTCATTGGAGGGGCTGATGTTGCTGCAGAACTAGACGCCAAACGAGCAATTAACCAAGGCGCTCGATTAGCTGCTAAAATTTAA
- a CDS encoding T9SS type A sorting domain-containing protein yields the protein MKTSLSFILIFAFLIKAQSQNLVPDPSFENSGCATGNIRLPWQRPTGSTTTPDLFNVCGFPSTASCASKGIPVNMGGSTNPAHSGNAYAGIVDVYDLGAPNGREYLQVRLTSPLAAGQRYNIGFWILRPDSTKYATNGKGMYLSSSQTPQAGNQFINVVPQVVSGVVSDANNWTLVSGIYTASGGEEWLTIGNFYDDATTTIQLTGTAATNGCILINRAAYYFIDDVFVEAHIVLPLKQFQVKKRGVMTSLLSWEVSNIESYQEIHIQRGSDGIHFETIATLEELKSLQEWEDNNPLSGANYYRLEMVLKAEIIEHSAIKVLNHSTSNMVINVYPNPFVHQIEVKFEEDIALEALEIELWNSLGECMPIHLSEVYQNQKVKLEVPETLPKGMYWLRLTNGRNITCHKVLKD from the coding sequence ATGAAAACAAGTCTTTCTTTTATCTTAATTTTTGCATTTTTAATAAAAGCACAAAGTCAAAATTTGGTTCCAGACCCTAGTTTTGAAAATTCAGGTTGTGCAACTGGCAATATCAGACTACCTTGGCAGCGACCAACTGGTTCTACAACTACTCCTGATTTATTTAATGTCTGTGGTTTCCCCTCAACAGCAAGCTGTGCTTCAAAAGGAATCCCTGTCAATATGGGAGGTAGCACCAATCCTGCTCATAGTGGCAATGCTTATGCTGGAATTGTAGATGTATATGATTTGGGTGCTCCCAATGGTAGAGAGTATTTGCAAGTACGGTTAACAAGCCCATTAGCAGCAGGCCAACGATATAATATTGGATTTTGGATATTAAGACCCGATTCTACCAAATATGCCACCAACGGTAAAGGCATGTATCTTTCTTCGAGTCAGACGCCTCAAGCAGGAAATCAATTTATTAATGTGGTTCCGCAAGTAGTTTCAGGGGTAGTCTCAGATGCCAATAATTGGACGTTGGTCAGTGGCATTTATACTGCTTCGGGAGGAGAAGAGTGGTTGACGATTGGTAATTTTTATGATGATGCAACAACAACCATTCAATTAACAGGAACTGCGGCTACCAATGGTTGTATATTAATAAATCGAGCGGCCTACTATTTTATAGATGATGTATTTGTTGAAGCTCACATTGTGCTTCCATTGAAACAATTTCAAGTCAAAAAAAGAGGGGTGATGACAAGCTTGCTATCTTGGGAAGTGTCTAATATAGAATCATACCAAGAGATACACATCCAAAGAGGTTCAGACGGAATTCATTTTGAAACCATCGCAACATTAGAAGAATTAAAGTCATTGCAAGAATGGGAGGATAATAATCCTTTGAGTGGAGCGAATTATTACCGTCTAGAGATGGTCTTAAAAGCAGAAATTATAGAACATTCTGCTATAAAAGTCTTGAATCATTCAACATCAAATATGGTTATTAATGTTTATCCAAATCCATTTGTCCATCAAATAGAGGTTAAATTTGAGGAAGACATTGCGCTTGAAGCGTTAGAAATAGAGTTATGGAATAGTCTTGGAGAGTGTATGCCAATTCATTTATCTGAGGTATACCAAAATCAAAAAGTAAAGCTTGAGGTTCCAGAAACACTTCCCAAAGGGATGTATTGGTTGCGACTAACAAATGGAAGAAATATAACGTGCCACAAGGTTTTAAAAGATTAG
- a CDS encoding MOSC domain-containing protein translates to MKLISLNVGQPQTLTWKGKTVQTSIFKQPIHGKQSVSFLNIVGDQQADLRYHGGRDKAIYSYDLSHYEAWKKQLHRDEWSFGLFGENLSTEGLDETQVLIGNIYQIGSVVIQATQPRIPCFKLNICFDREDMTSLFYNFKRYGIYFRVLEEGTLEAGDTIKLIESSPYAISIQDLVNTFVSKGKDKVLLEKILDIPLLPNGIRKNFLSFL, encoded by the coding sequence ATGAAATTAATATCATTAAATGTAGGACAACCTCAAACGCTTACTTGGAAAGGAAAAACTGTTCAAACTAGTATTTTTAAACAACCTATTCATGGTAAACAATCGGTTTCTTTCTTGAATATAGTAGGAGACCAACAAGCAGACCTTCGTTATCATGGTGGTAGAGACAAAGCTATTTATAGTTATGACCTATCACATTACGAAGCTTGGAAAAAGCAACTTCATCGAGACGAGTGGTCTTTTGGTCTTTTTGGGGAAAATCTGAGTACAGAGGGATTGGATGAAACACAAGTTTTAATTGGGAACATTTACCAAATTGGTTCGGTGGTCATTCAAGCTACTCAGCCTAGAATTCCGTGTTTTAAATTAAATATTTGCTTTGATCGGGAAGATATGACGAGTTTGTTTTATAATTTCAAACGTTATGGCATTTATTTTCGCGTCTTAGAAGAAGGGACTTTGGAGGCTGGAGACACAATTAAGTTGATAGAGTCTTCTCCTTACGCTATTTCTATCCAAGACCTTGTCAATACTTTTGTAAGTAAGGGAAAAGATAAAGTTTTGCTTGAAAAAATCTTGGATATCCCACTCCTGCCCAATGGGATTAGAAAAAACTTTTTGTCCTTTCTATAA